In the Octadecabacter sp. SW4 genome, one interval contains:
- a CDS encoding DUF924 family protein — protein MVTPENILTYWFDEVGPKGWYGGGAELDSEIRDKFLPTWQEAKDGACGLWLTYPAGTLAYIILTDQFPRNMFRDAGEAFSSDKSARAASKIAINRDWDLKIGEPARHFFYMPLVHSENLIDQDRAVRLICSRMSNAGAENLRHARAHREVIRLFGRFPFRNAALGRPSTEAETAWMAEGGYAAALRAVDSSAAA, from the coding sequence GTGGTCACACCTGAGAACATCCTGACATACTGGTTTGACGAAGTTGGCCCCAAGGGCTGGTATGGTGGCGGCGCCGAGCTTGACAGCGAAATCCGCGACAAGTTCCTGCCCACATGGCAAGAGGCCAAGGATGGTGCCTGCGGCTTGTGGTTGACCTATCCGGCGGGCACGCTGGCCTATATCATCCTGACCGATCAGTTCCCGCGCAACATGTTCCGCGACGCCGGAGAGGCATTCAGTTCCGACAAATCCGCGCGCGCCGCATCAAAGATCGCGATCAACCGCGACTGGGATCTGAAAATCGGTGAACCCGCGCGGCATTTCTTTTACATGCCGCTGGTGCATTCCGAAAATCTGATTGATCAGGACCGGGCCGTGCGCCTGATTTGCAGCCGGATGAGCAATGCGGGGGCCGAAAACCTGCGCCACGCCCGCGCCCACCGCGAAGTGATCCGCCTGTTCGGGCGCTTTCCGTTCCGCAATGCGGCACTTGGGCGGCCCAGCACCGAAGCGGAAACCGCGTGGATGGCCGAAGGGGGCTATGCGGCCGCCCTGCGTGCAGTGGATAGCTCTGCCGCTGCCTGA
- the queA gene encoding tRNA preQ1(34) S-adenosylmethionine ribosyltransferase-isomerase QueA — MQLSDFDFDLPDDLIATRPVTPRGDARLLLAQGDDTRDLHVRDLVDVLHAGDRLVLNDTKVIPARLTGERRRESAQGVVQARIEVTLLEPRADGCWAALIKPLRKLKIAETVVFSPDLSASLAAVVDGQGVLRFNLTGDDFDAALAKAGAMPLPPYIAARRAADEADKRDYQTVWARHKGAVAAPTASLHLDRAMLDALAAKGVQFTYVTLHVGAGTFLPVKVDDIADHKMHAEWGHVSAQAAGEINATRAAGGRVIPVGTTALRLIESAATDGGVAPWEGPTDIFITPGFIFRVADGLMTNFHLPKSTLMMLVSALMGPARVRDIYAHAIAQKYRFFSYGDASLLLPKA; from the coding sequence GTGCAGCTGAGTGACTTTGATTTCGATCTGCCTGATGACCTGATCGCGACACGTCCTGTGACGCCGCGCGGTGATGCGCGCCTATTGCTGGCGCAGGGTGATGACACGCGCGATCTGCACGTGCGCGATCTGGTTGATGTCCTGCATGCGGGGGATCGGTTGGTGCTGAACGATACCAAGGTCATTCCGGCGCGATTGACCGGTGAACGCAGGCGCGAGTCGGCCCAAGGGGTCGTGCAGGCGCGCATCGAAGTCACCCTGCTGGAGCCGCGCGCGGATGGCTGTTGGGCCGCGCTGATCAAGCCGCTGCGCAAGCTGAAAATCGCTGAAACGGTGGTGTTTTCGCCTGATTTGTCGGCCAGTCTTGCGGCGGTCGTTGACGGGCAGGGCGTTTTGCGATTCAACCTGACGGGTGATGATTTTGACGCCGCCCTGGCCAAAGCGGGCGCGATGCCCCTGCCGCCCTATATCGCTGCCAGGCGCGCGGCGGACGAGGCCGACAAACGTGACTATCAAACCGTCTGGGCGCGCCACAAGGGCGCGGTCGCAGCCCCCACCGCGTCATTGCATCTGGATCGCGCGATGCTGGATGCGCTGGCGGCCAAGGGCGTGCAGTTCACCTATGTGACCCTGCATGTGGGGGCGGGCACCTTTTTGCCGGTCAAGGTCGATGATATCGCCGATCACAAGATGCATGCCGAATGGGGCCATGTCAGCGCGCAGGCCGCAGGTGAAATCAACGCGACCCGAGCCGCTGGCGGGCGGGTCATTCCGGTGGGCACCACGGCCCTGCGATTGATCGAAAGTGCGGCCACGGACGGTGGTGTTGCCCCGTGGGAGGGGCCAACGGATATCTTCATCACGCCGGGTTTCATATTCCGGGTTGCCGACGGGTTGATGACCAATTTCCACCTGCCCAAATCGACGCTGATGATGCTGGTTTCGGCGCTGATGGGCCCTGCGCGGGTGCGTGACATTTATGCCCATGCCATTGCGCAAAAGTATCGGTTTTTTTCCTATGGGGATGCGTCGCTTCTTTTGCCGAAAGCGTGA
- a CDS encoding DUF3971 domain-containing protein, giving the protein MTDPKTPAEPPRKRRIKKRHIARTVLLLAGLPVLFGVIGVVMMLGREITAPTWIKTRVEARVAEVLDGANLRFGRIFFTIGTDLHPRIRLTNAVLRDREGTPIARFPEVEGLLSPRGLMHGEVLAQEVRLQGAQINLRRGRDGRVAVAFGGSVATVTEAASLTALLDEADQVFDRSELAALERVQADGLIVNFDDARAGRSWTVDGGQLDLDLRNDRTALRGEVALLSGRSYVTVMTLSYTSPRRSRAADVSLRITDAAAADLATQSPALSWLSVIEAPISATLRASIDDDGALGPLNALLEIGQGDLRPTNATRPIHFEQARTYLTYDPVAAEVNFSYIDVQSGWGSFQGSGKAYLREFSEGWPAAILAQLNLGEMQVNPGGVYTTAVDVGTAIADFRLRLDPFTLTLGQAVLQNDQQRATLRGEVLAAPDGWQVSLDGAMDSLSRDRLMAVWPAQLIPRTRRWFAENLLGAAFSDLRAAVRLRPSRPAVISMTTEFDALNLRYVKALPPITGGQGLLSFDGTALSVALDRGIVTPPEGGRMVLDGSTFIIPDLRTPAPPAQVDLQIASTVTAALAILDHDPFGFISKAGLATTLADGRAQIAAQINLPLRRRVPRDEIIYRATATLRDVQSSVLVPDRRLAASELALRADNAGMTISGPVRVGTVPATVQWQQAFGPGNGGRSTISGEVELSQRFADEFNIGLPSGTLSGATTADVTINLQRDSPPVFTLSSGLAGLGLQLPALGWRKAAESGGDLHVDGTLGPVPDISALTIDAGGLRAQGAIGISATGGLEAARFSRVQLGDWLDAPVILRGRGAGRPAQVVVAGGLLDLRSADFGDSAGQGGPMEIALNTLQISEGIALTDFRGEFDSAGGFSGGFSARVNGGAAVQGTVVPSRGRSAVRIVSNDAGGVFRAAGLLRNAQGGEMDLTLLPAGAEGSYDGTLAATNLRVRDAPALAGLLNAISVVGLLQQLDGQGLSFSNVDAQFRITPDRIIITQSSAVGPGLGLSLDGVYRIADRNMDFQGVVSPIYLLNGIGSFLTRPGEGFIGFNFTLRGPVDSARVAVNPLSALTPGMFREIFRRPPPQVGQ; this is encoded by the coding sequence ATGACTGATCCGAAAACGCCAGCCGAACCGCCGCGCAAACGGCGGATCAAAAAGCGCCACATCGCGCGCACGGTGCTGCTGTTGGCAGGCCTGCCGGTGTTGTTTGGCGTGATCGGCGTGGTGATGATGCTGGGGCGCGAAATCACCGCCCCCACCTGGATCAAGACCCGCGTCGAAGCCCGCGTGGCCGAGGTGCTGGATGGTGCAAACCTCCGGTTTGGCAGGATTTTCTTTACAATCGGCACCGATTTGCATCCGCGTATCCGCTTGACCAACGCGGTGCTGCGCGACCGCGAAGGCACCCCCATCGCCCGCTTTCCCGAGGTCGAGGGCCTGCTTTCGCCGCGCGGGTTGATGCATGGTGAAGTGCTGGCGCAAGAGGTGCGTTTGCAAGGCGCGCAGATCAACCTGCGGCGCGGGCGCGATGGCCGCGTAGCCGTGGCCTTTGGCGGCTCGGTGGCGACGGTGACCGAGGCGGCAAGCCTGACCGCACTTCTTGATGAAGCCGATCAGGTGTTTGACCGCAGTGAACTGGCTGCGCTGGAACGGGTGCAGGCAGACGGTTTGATCGTGAATTTCGACGATGCCCGCGCCGGACGCAGCTGGACTGTGGACGGGGGCCAGCTTGATCTTGATCTGCGCAATGATCGGACGGCCCTGCGCGGCGAGGTCGCGCTGCTGTCTGGCCGGTCCTATGTGACGGTGATGACGCTGAGCTACACAAGTCCGCGCCGTTCGCGTGCGGCTGATGTCAGCCTCAGGATCACTGATGCGGCGGCGGCGGATCTGGCGACCCAATCGCCCGCCCTGAGCTGGCTGTCGGTGATCGAGGCGCCCATTTCGGCGACCCTGCGCGCCAGCATTGATGATGACGGCGCGCTTGGTCCGCTGAATGCATTGCTGGAAATCGGGCAGGGCGATCTGCGCCCCACCAACGCCACCCGTCCGATCCACTTTGAACAGGCGCGCACCTATCTGACCTATGATCCGGTCGCGGCCGAAGTCAATTTTTCCTATATTGATGTGCAATCGGGCTGGGGCAGTTTTCAGGGCAGCGGCAAGGCCTATCTACGCGAATTCAGCGAGGGCTGGCCCGCCGCAATTCTTGCGCAGCTCAATCTGGGCGAAATGCAGGTCAACCCCGGCGGGGTCTACACGACTGCGGTGGATGTGGGCACGGCGATCGCCGATTTCCGCCTGCGGCTTGATCCTTTCACGCTGACCCTTGGGCAGGCGGTTTTGCAAAACGACCAGCAGCGCGCCACCCTGCGCGGCGAGGTTCTGGCCGCGCCGGACGGCTGGCAGGTGTCGCTGGACGGGGCGATGGACAGCCTGTCGCGCGACCGGCTGATGGCGGTCTGGCCTGCGCAGCTGATACCGCGCACCCGCAGATGGTTCGCGGAAAACCTGCTGGGGGCCGCGTTTTCCGATCTGAGGGCGGCGGTGCGGTTGCGCCCCTCCCGGCCCGCCGTGATCAGCATGACAACGGAATTTGACGCGCTGAACCTGCGATACGTCAAGGCACTGCCGCCGATCACGGGCGGGCAGGGATTGCTGAGCTTTGACGGCACGGCCCTGAGCGTGGCGCTGGATCGCGGGATCGTCACCCCGCCCGAAGGCGGGCGCATGGTGCTTGACGGATCGACCTTCATCATTCCCGATCTGCGCACCCCCGCACCACCTGCGCAGGTGGATTTGCAGATTGCCAGCACCGTCACCGCAGCCCTTGCGATCCTTGATCACGACCCGTTCGGGTTTATCAGCAAGGCCGGATTGGCAACGACGCTTGCCGACGGGCGTGCGCAGATTGCCGCGCAGATCAACCTGCCTCTGCGTCGCCGTGTTCCGCGCGACGAGATTATCTATCGCGCCACTGCCACCCTGCGCGACGTGCAAAGCAGCGTGTTGGTCCCCGACCGCCGATTGGCCGCCTCCGAACTGGCGCTGCGTGCCGACAACGCAGGTATGACGATCAGCGGGCCGGTGCGCGTTGGCACGGTGCCCGCTACGGTGCAATGGCAACAGGCCTTTGGCCCGGGCAACGGCGGCCGCTCGACGATTTCTGGCGAGGTCGAGCTTTCGCAGCGCTTTGCCGATGAATTCAACATCGGTTTGCCAAGCGGGACGCTGAGCGGGGCCACCACGGCAGATGTGACCATCAATTTGCAGCGCGACAGCCCGCCTGTTTTCACGCTGTCGTCCGGGTTGGCGGGGCTTGGCTTGCAACTGCCCGCCCTTGGCTGGCGCAAGGCGGCCGAGAGCGGCGGCGATCTGCATGTTGACGGCACGCTGGGTCCGGTGCCGGATATTTCGGCACTGACAATCGACGCGGGCGGGCTGCGGGCGCAGGGCGCGATCGGTATCAGCGCAACGGGCGGGCTTGAGGCGGCACGTTTTTCGCGGGTGCAGTTGGGCGACTGGCTTGATGCGCCGGTGATCTTGCGCGGGCGTGGTGCGGGGCGGCCCGCGCAGGTAGTGGTTGCGGGCGGTCTGCTGGATTTGCGCAGCGCCGATTTTGGCGACAGCGCCGGGCAGGGAGGCCCGATGGAGATTGCGCTCAATACCTTGCAGATTTCCGAAGGCATTGCCCTGACGGATTTTCGCGGTGAATTTGACAGCGCAGGCGGGTTTTCCGGCGGCTTTTCGGCACGGGTGAACGGCGGCGCAGCGGTGCAGGGCACGGTCGTTCCCAGCCGCGGGCGGTCAGCCGTGCGCATCGTCAGCAATGACGCAGGCGGCGTGTTTCGCGCGGCCGGACTGTTGCGCAACGCCCAGGGGGGCGAGATGGACCTGACCTTGCTGCCCGCCGGGGCCGAGGGCAGCTATGACGGCACCCTTGCGGCGACAAACCTGCGCGTGCGCGACGCCCCCGCCCTTGCCGGATTGCTGAATGCGATCAGTGTCGTGGGCTTGTTGCAGCAGCTGGACGGGCAAGGGCTGTCCTTTAGCAATGTGGACGCCCAGTTTCGCATCACCCCCGACCGGATCATCATCACGCAATCCAGCGCCGTTGGTCCCGGTCTTGGGCTGTCGCTGGACGGGGTTTATCGCATCGCGGATCGCAACATGGATTTTCAGGGTGTGGTGTCGCCGATTTATCTGCTCAACGGGATCGGCAGCTTTTTGACCCGCCCGGGCGAGGGGTTCATCGGCTTTAACTTTACCCTGCGCGGCCCTGTCGATAGTGCCCGTGTTGCGGTCAATCCGCTCAGTGCGCTGACACCGGGGATGTTTCGCGAGATTTTCCGCCGCCCGCCGCCGCAGGTCGGGCAATAG
- the bcp gene encoding thioredoxin-dependent thiol peroxidase: MSNPTPEIDDPAPAISLPRDGGDTVSLADYAGQTIVLYFYPRDDTPGCTKEAIGFTEQAAEFAAAGAVVLGVSKDSVKKHDKFRDKHNLGVVLLSDENSDTCERYGVWVEKSMYGKTYMGIERATFLIDGAGKITQIWRKVKVPGHVDAVLAAARAL, encoded by the coding sequence ATGTCCAATCCCACCCCCGAAATCGACGATCCCGCCCCCGCCATCAGCCTGCCCCGCGATGGTGGCGACACGGTCTCGCTGGCCGATTACGCGGGCCAGACGATCGTGCTCTATTTCTATCCGCGCGACGACACGCCGGGCTGCACGAAAGAGGCCATCGGCTTTACCGAACAGGCCGCTGAATTTGCCGCCGCGGGGGCGGTGGTGCTGGGTGTTTCCAAGGACAGCGTCAAAAAGCACGACAAATTCCGCGATAAACACAACCTCGGCGTGGTTCTGCTGTCGGATGAAAATTCTGATACCTGCGAGCGCTATGGCGTCTGGGTCGAAAAGAGCATGTATGGCAAGACCTACATGGGGATCGAGCGCGCGACCTTTCTGATCGACGGCGCAGGCAAGATCACGCAGATCTGGCGCAAGGTCAAAGTGCCCGGCCACGTGGACGCGGTGCTGGCGGCGGCGCGCGCGCTTTAG
- a CDS encoding PLP-dependent aspartate aminotransferase family protein gives MTDHNDLDPATISAQGGGTIVPDIGMATTYARGADYALLDPANMYARDHSDITRQCERVLARLEQADAALLFPSGMAAIAAVFRTLPAGSSIVVQSGIYWGTTAWLRDFCARRAMHLHEVDTADPAQLETSIATYKPQITFIETPSNPWLKSTDIARAAMLAHDAGGLLAVDSTAATPVLSQPLTLGADIVMHSATKAINGHSDVLAGVLATNAPDAPIWQAIATDRHDAGAVINPFAAWLLLRGMRTLPLRVHRMSQSALTIASHVADHPKIDAVYYPGLPDHAGHAIAARQMQGGFGGLMSVLVTGDGADALRVAGRLQLFARATSLGGVESLVEHRFTIEPHTGIPPNLLRLSIGIEDAGDLIADLEQALD, from the coding sequence ATGACAGACCACAACGACCTAGATCCAGCGACCATCAGCGCCCAGGGCGGCGGCACCATCGTGCCCGATATCGGCATGGCCACCACCTATGCGCGCGGTGCAGATTATGCCCTGCTTGATCCCGCCAATATGTATGCGCGCGATCACAGCGACATCACCCGCCAGTGCGAGCGCGTGTTGGCACGGCTGGAACAGGCTGACGCAGCGCTGCTGTTTCCGTCGGGCATGGCGGCGATTGCAGCCGTGTTTCGCACCCTGCCTGCGGGGTCCAGCATCGTGGTCCAATCGGGAATCTACTGGGGGACGACCGCGTGGCTGCGCGATTTCTGTGCGCGGCGCGCGATGCATCTACACGAGGTCGATACCGCCGATCCGGCCCAGCTTGAAACATCAATTGCGACATACAAGCCACAGATAACATTCATTGAAACGCCATCGAACCCCTGGTTAAAATCCACCGACATCGCGCGGGCGGCGATGCTTGCCCATGATGCAGGCGGGTTGCTGGCGGTGGATTCGACCGCCGCCACGCCGGTGTTGTCCCAGCCCCTGACGCTGGGGGCGGATATCGTCATGCATTCGGCCACCAAGGCAATCAACGGCCATTCCGATGTGCTGGCCGGAGTGCTGGCCACCAACGCGCCCGATGCCCCGATCTGGCAGGCGATCGCCACGGATCGCCACGACGCAGGCGCGGTGATCAACCCCTTTGCCGCATGGCTGTTATTGCGCGGGATGCGCACCCTGCCCCTGCGCGTCCACCGGATGAGCCAAAGCGCGTTGACCATCGCCAGCCATGTCGCCGATCACCCGAAAATCGACGCCGTTTATTACCCCGGCCTGCCCGATCACGCAGGTCACGCCATTGCCGCGCGCCAGATGCAGGGTGGATTTGGCGGGCTGATGTCGGTCCTTGTCACAGGGGACGGGGCCGACGCCCTGCGCGTCGCGGGCCGCTTGCAGCTGTTCGCCCGCGCCACGTCCTTGGGTGGCGTCGAAAGCCTTGTGGAGCACCGCTTTACCATTGAACCGCACACCGGAATCCCGCCCAACCTTCTGCGCCTGTCGATCGGGATCGAGGATGCGGGCGACCTGATCGCGGATCTGGAGCAGGCGCTTGACTGA
- a CDS encoding ferritin-like domain-containing protein → MADAVLRTADGRAKTALSRKFAAQWQTARANGDKPEIGSASPPMQPARPDQPALLDPRAVPRRKPGTADGRIAILHAVAHIELNAVDLHWDIIARFTDTPMPIGFYDDWVKSADEESKHFNLMCDCLEAQGSHYGALAAHAGMWRAAEDTAGDLMGRLAVVPMVLEARGLDVTPGMIRIFQQAKDQQAIDALNVIYAEEVHHVAYGSKWFHFLCGRHDLDPTGVFHDLVRRYFHGNLKPPFNEEKRAEAGIPPDFYWPLADETGPRR, encoded by the coding sequence ATGGCGGACGCGGTGTTGCGCACCGCTGACGGGCGCGCGAAAACCGCCCTGTCGCGCAAATTCGCAGCCCAGTGGCAGACCGCGCGCGCCAATGGCGACAAACCCGAGATCGGCAGCGCTAGCCCACCGATGCAACCGGCGCGCCCCGACCAGCCCGCCCTGCTGGACCCGCGCGCTGTGCCGCGCCGCAAGCCCGGCACAGCCGACGGGCGCATCGCCATCCTTCATGCGGTGGCGCATATCGAACTGAACGCCGTGGACCTGCACTGGGACATTATCGCGCGCTTTACCGATACGCCGATGCCGATCGGGTTTTATGATGACTGGGTGAAATCGGCTGACGAAGAATCCAAACACTTCAACCTGATGTGCGACTGCCTCGAGGCTCAGGGCAGCCACTATGGCGCCCTTGCCGCCCATGCCGGGATGTGGCGCGCCGCGGAAGATACCGCCGGTGATCTGATGGGGCGGCTGGCGGTGGTGCCGATGGTCCTCGAGGCGCGCGGGCTGGATGTCACGCCCGGCATGATCAGGATTTTTCAGCAGGCCAAGGACCAGCAGGCGATTGATGCGCTGAACGTGATCTATGCCGAAGAAGTGCACCACGTGGCCTATGGGTCCAAATGGTTCCATTTTCTGTGCGGGCGTCACGATCTGGACCCGACCGGCGTATTCCATGACCTTGTGCGCCGCTATTTTCATGGCAACCTCAAGCCGCCCTTCAACGAGGAAAAGCGCGCCGAGGCCGGTATTCCTCCCGATTTCTATTGGCCTTTGGCCGACGAAACCGGACCACGGCGCTAG
- a CDS encoding M23 family metallopeptidase, whose translation MRSRLTQKLHRALEKRFPEKRLFLRSDTETRFIRLRSETQLLAWAGGAITVAWTIIATAILLMDSIGAGNFRAQALRDQMIYEDRLNALSLERDLRAEEAVAAQQRFSLALEQISTMQSELLTSEDSRREMETGIEVVQATLRRTMQEREAARDEAETLTAAMAGDGASVAAMTGGSDANGAVDMLADALASTAAERDQIAADAQFALESAAEMELELRLLEEKNDAIFRQLEDALTVSVEPLDQMFRAAGLNPDELLAAARRGYSGTGGPLMPFQFSTRGGGPDPDSDRANAILGGLDRINLYRIAADQAPFDSPVKDNYRLSSVFGPRWGRMHNGADMAAPTGTPIYAPADGVVTFAGWSSGFGRLTKIQHEFGIETLYAHQNQLRVQVGDRVSRGDWIGDIGSSGRSTGPHVHYEIRVGGRPVNPMIYIRAGQDVF comes from the coding sequence GTGCGATCACGCCTTACTCAAAAGTTGCACCGGGCGCTTGAAAAGCGCTTTCCTGAAAAACGGCTCTTTTTGCGCTCTGACACGGAAACCCGGTTCATCCGGCTTCGGTCTGAAACGCAATTGCTGGCCTGGGCAGGTGGGGCCATCACCGTCGCCTGGACAATTATCGCCACTGCTATCTTGCTGATGGATTCGATCGGGGCAGGCAATTTCCGCGCCCAGGCCCTACGCGATCAAATGATCTATGAAGACCGCCTGAACGCCCTGTCTCTGGAACGCGACCTTCGCGCAGAAGAGGCCGTGGCCGCACAACAACGCTTCTCGCTCGCACTTGAACAAATCTCGACCATGCAGTCCGAACTGCTGACCTCCGAGGACAGCCGCCGCGAAATGGAAACCGGTATCGAAGTGGTGCAGGCCACCCTGCGCCGCACGATGCAGGAACGTGAAGCCGCCCGCGACGAGGCCGAAACCCTGACCGCCGCAATGGCCGGGGATGGCGCATCGGTCGCCGCGATGACCGGCGGCAGCGATGCCAATGGCGCGGTTGACATGCTGGCGGACGCGCTTGCGTCAACCGCCGCCGAACGGGATCAGATCGCGGCTGACGCGCAATTCGCCCTCGAAAGCGCCGCCGAGATGGAACTGGAACTGCGCCTTCTGGAAGAAAAGAATGACGCGATCTTCCGCCAACTCGAAGACGCGCTGACCGTATCCGTCGAGCCGCTTGACCAGATGTTCCGCGCTGCCGGACTGAACCCCGATGAACTGCTTGCGGCCGCGCGCCGTGGCTATTCGGGCACCGGTGGCCCGTTGATGCCCTTCCAGTTTTCCACCCGTGGCGGCGGCCCGGATCCTGACTCTGATCGGGCCAACGCAATTCTTGGCGGGCTTGACCGGATCAACCTTTACCGTATCGCCGCCGACCAGGCACCGTTTGATAGCCCAGTAAAAGACAACTATCGCTTGTCGTCGGTCTTTGGGCCGCGCTGGGGCCGGATGCATAACGGAGCAGATATGGCCGCCCCCACCGGCACGCCCATTTATGCCCCGGCTGATGGTGTCGTGACCTTCGCCGGCTGGTCGTCCGGCTTTGGTCGCCTGACGAAAATCCAGCACGAGTTCGGGATCGAGACACTTTATGCCCACCAAAACCAACTTCGCGTGCAAGTAGGCGATAGAGTCTCGCGCGGGGACTGGATTGGTGATATTGGCAGTTCTGGACGGTCAACTGGCCCACACGTACACTATGAAATCCGCGTAGGCGGACGCCCCGTAAACCCCATGATCTATATAAGAGCTGGACAAGATGTTTTCTAA
- a CDS encoding polymer-forming cytoskeletal protein has product MFSKSKINEPGPSAGDSKTPSTDAAKPGTPSSAPATEFKPSAPKAKPPASILSTDLHIKGNLKTSGDINIEGQVDGDIRAHLLTIGEGATVKGECIADDVVVNGRIIGTVRGLKVRLTSSARVEGDIIHKTIAIESGAHFEGSVQRQDDPLNKTDSKVTAKATDKA; this is encoded by the coding sequence ATGTTTTCTAAGAGCAAAATCAACGAACCTGGCCCAAGCGCCGGTGACTCCAAAACCCCGTCAACGGATGCGGCCAAGCCAGGAACGCCAAGCAGCGCCCCCGCGACGGAATTCAAGCCATCCGCACCAAAGGCCAAGCCGCCCGCGTCGATCCTGTCAACGGATCTGCACATCAAGGGCAACTTGAAAACCAGCGGTGACATCAACATCGAAGGTCAGGTTGACGGCGACATTCGCGCGCATCTGCTGACCATCGGCGAAGGTGCAACCGTCAAGGGCGAATGCATCGCTGACGATGTGGTCGTCAATGGCCGGATCATCGGCACGGTGCGCGGGCTCAAGGTGCGTCTGACATCTTCGGCGCGGGTCGAGGGTGACATCATCCACAAGACCATCGCCATCGAATCGGGTGCCCACTTTGAAGGCTCGGTCCAGCGTCAGGACGACCCCCTGAACAAGACCGACAGCAAAGTCACCGCCAAGGCCACCGACAAGGCCTAG
- a CDS encoding DUF4336 domain-containing protein, which yields MMIQLAPQVWTALGPHLSTLGFHYPTRMVVIRLADGGLFVWSPIALTPDLQSAVDALGPVQHLVAPNTLHHMSLGDWQAAYPQARTYGAPGLPAKRSDLAFDTTLTDRPCPDWAGQIDQCVITGNAITTEVVFFHRASATVLFTDLIQHFPRDWFRGWRALIARLDLMTAPEPSVPRKFRLAFRNRAAARDALATITHWPADRLVMAHGAPVMDAQGVIRRAFSWL from the coding sequence ATGATGATCCAACTTGCCCCTCAGGTCTGGACAGCCCTTGGGCCGCATCTGTCGACGCTGGGCTTTCACTACCCCACGCGTATGGTGGTGATCCGGCTGGCGGACGGGGGGCTATTTGTCTGGTCACCCATTGCCCTGACACCCGATCTGCAAAGCGCCGTTGACGCCCTTGGTCCCGTGCAGCATCTGGTCGCGCCCAACACGCTGCACCACATGTCATTGGGCGACTGGCAGGCCGCCTATCCGCAGGCCCGCACCTATGGTGCCCCCGGTTTACCCGCCAAACGCAGCGATCTGGCGTTTGACACCACGCTTACCGACAGGCCCTGCCCCGACTGGGCCGGTCAGATTGATCAATGCGTGATCACTGGCAATGCAATCACGACCGAGGTTGTCTTTTTTCACCGCGCCAGCGCAACCGTCCTGTTCACCGACCTGATCCAGCATTTCCCGCGTGACTGGTTTCGTGGCTGGCGTGCGCTCATTGCCCGCCTTGATCTGATGACAGCGCCCGAACCCAGCGTGCCCCGCAAGTTCCGGCTGGCCTTTCGCAACCGCGCCGCGGCGCGGGACGCCCTCGCGACGATCACACACTGGCCCGCCGACCGGCTGGTGATGGCCCATGGCGCCCCCGTTATGGATGCACAGGGCGTGATCAGGCGCGCCTTTTCCTGGCTTTAA
- a CDS encoding DUF2189 domain-containing protein, with the protein MSDASPHLAASPLPDIGHVTLVELWVVLKAGMTDFRRAPQFGLFFSAVYVLGGFFMLWLGAGHVTWILATSLGFPLAAPFAAVGLYEVSRRLETDQPLHWRDILGVVWNERTRQVPWIGAIIVFYFLFWTFLAHMIFALFMGLSTMTNVSQSWEVFLTANGLTMIAVELGVGAVLAFLLFSLTVVSLPLVLEKEVDFVSAMILSFRTVRQNLLVMWIWAGIIAVLSLIALAPMFLGLVIVLPVLGHATWHLYRRALCDRV; encoded by the coding sequence ATGTCCGACGCCAGCCCGCATCTCGCCGCATCGCCGCTGCCCGATATCGGTCATGTGACCTTGGTCGAACTCTGGGTGGTGCTGAAGGCCGGTATGACCGACTTTCGCCGCGCCCCGCAATTCGGGCTGTTCTTTAGCGCGGTGTATGTGTTGGGCGGGTTTTTCATGCTCTGGCTGGGCGCGGGCCATGTGACTTGGATATTGGCCACATCACTGGGGTTTCCGCTGGCGGCACCCTTTGCCGCGGTCGGTCTTTACGAGGTCAGCCGCCGCCTTGAAACCGATCAACCGCTGCACTGGCGCGATATATTGGGCGTGGTCTGGAATGAACGCACCCGACAGGTGCCCTGGATCGGCGCGATCATCGTGTTCTATTTCCTGTTCTGGACTTTTTTGGCGCATATGATTTTCGCCCTGTTCATGGGTCTGTCGACCATGACCAATGTCTCGCAAAGCTGGGAAGTGTTTCTGACAGCAAACGGGCTGACGATGATTGCCGTGGAACTGGGCGTGGGGGCGGTGCTGGCGTTCCTGCTGTTTTCCCTCACGGTGGTCAGCCTGCCATTGGTGCTGGAAAAAGAGGTCGATTTCGTCAGCGCCATGATCCTGAGCTTTCGCACGGTGCGCCAGAACCTGTTGGTGATGTGGATCTGGGCGGGGATCATCGCCGTGCTGTCACTGATCGCCCTTGCGCCGATGTTTCTGGGGCTCGTGATCGTGCTGCCGGTGCTGGGCCATGCCACTTGGCACCTTTATCGTCGCGCACTGTGTGATCGGGTTTAA